From the genome of Triticum aestivum cultivar Chinese Spring chromosome 3B, IWGSC CS RefSeq v2.1, whole genome shotgun sequence, one region includes:
- the LOC123071056 gene encoding non-lysosomal glucosylceramidase, giving the protein MGSSEPERAEAHLLVDCAQPPARTWQRKFDDEGKKVAAFSMTMNDLMTMVPFIAKMLRLYVQESAKGQASVYDPFRKWMDNCYRGVPLGALGSGSIGRSYRGYFQHFQIFPRVYEEKPILANQFSAFVSRPSGKSYSTVLSAPNADVLKGIDKAGIGSWDWKLKEKNCTYHGLFPRSWTVYDGEPDPEIKITCRQISPFIPHNYKESSFPVAVFTFTVQNSGSTPADVTLLFTWANSVGGKSELTGNHTNSRMKARDGVHGVLLHHRTADGHPPVTFAIASQETGGVRVTCCPSFAMGPSVPGGEQFTAKDMWEEAKNRGSFGGAPRTSASSRPGSSIGAAVAAATTVPAGGTRAVSFALSWSCPEVKFPAGRTYHRRYTKFLGLDRDAAAEQLAHDALLEHMKWESLIEEWQRPVLHDKRLPEWYPVALFNELYYLNAGGTIWTDGLPPKKTSFASSNSKYGSTTTESFSLDGFHPGDPAADGILRAMATAEERLEASSAFGTALLGDGEESVGRFLYLEGMEYHLWNTYDVHFYASFALLSLFPELELSLQRDFARAVLHHDPRPMRTLDGATVPRKVLGAVPHDVGLRDPWFQLNAYMIHDPARWKDLNPKFVLQVYRDVAATGDAAFATAVWPAVYLAMAYMHQFDRDGDGMVENEGRPDQTYDFWSVSGVSAYTGGLWVAALQAAAAMARVVGDHGSEGYFLERYGRARRVYDGELWNGAYFDYDNSGGATSKSIMADQLAGQWYARACGLEPIVEEDKARSALGTVLDYNVMRVQGGAVGAVNGMRPDGAVDTSSIQSREVWPGVTYAVAAAMVHEGMPEAAFRTAKGAHDAGWGRDGFGYAFQMPEAWTADGGSGYRSLHYMRPLCIWAMQWALSPPELHRDVRVLPGSVSAVASPAEVVLAREKFEKVAGMLRLPEEEQHKGYLRALYQILRQMLLPAS; this is encoded by the exons ATGGGAAGTTCAGAGCCAGAACGAGCAGAG GCACACTTGCTCGTCGACTGTGCTCAGCCACCAGCAAGAACTTGGCAGAGAAAATTCGATGATGAAGGCAAGAAGGTTGCTGCGTTTAGCATGACTATGAATGATCTCATGACAATG GTGCCCTTTATCGCTAAAATGCTTCGACTATACGTCCAAGAAAGCGCGAAAGGCCAA GCTTCGGTCTATGATCCTTTCAGGAAGTGGATGGACAACTGCTACCGTGGGGTACCCCTCGGCGCACTAGG ttCAGGAAGCATAGGGAGAAGCTACAGAGGGTACTTTCAGCATTTTCAAATATTCCCCAGGGTGTACGAAGAGAAGCCTATCCTAGCCAACCAGTTCTCT GCATTCGTTTCGCGTCCCAGCGGGAAGAGCTACTCCACGGTGTTGTCCGCACCGAATGCCGATGTCCTGAA GGGAATAGATAAAGCCGGTATCGGATCTTGGGACTGGAAACTGAAAGAGAAGAATTGCACCTACCATGGCTTGTTCCCAAGATCCTGGACTGTATATGATG GTGAGCCTGACCCTGAAATCAAGATCACCTGCCGTCAGATATCACCCTTCATCCCTCACAACTACAAAGAGAGCAGCTTCCCGGTTGCGGTTTTCACCTTTACG GTACAAAATTCAGGGAGCACACCTGCAGATGTCACATTGCTCTTCACGTGGGCA AATTCCGTGGGCGGAAAATCGGAACTGACCGGAAATCACACCAACTCCAGGATGAA AGCGCGAGACGGCGTCCATGGCGTCCTCCTCCACCACAGGACGGCGGACGGGCACCCTCCGGTGACATTCGCGATCGCGTCTCAGGAGACCGGCGGCGTCCGCGTAACCTGCTGCCCGTCCTTCGCGATGGGCCCGTCCGTTCCCGGCGGCGAGCAGTTCACGGCCAAGGACATGTGGGAGGAGGCCAAGAACCGCGGGTCCTTCGGCGGGGCGCCGAGAACGTCGGCGTCGTCGAGACCTGGATCGTCCATCGGGGCGGCGGtcgcggcggcgacgacggtgccGGCGGGAGGCACGCGTGCGGTGTCGTTCGCGCTCTCGTGGTCGTGTCCCGAGGTGAAGTTCCCAGCCGGGAGAACCTACCACCGGAGGTACACCAAGTTCCTCGGCCTGGATCGGGACGCGGCTGCTGAACAATTGGCCCACGACGCCCTCCTCG AACACATGAAGTGGGAGTCCCTGATCGAGGAGTGGCAGAGGCCTGTTCTGCATGACAAGAGGTTGCCTGAATG GTATCCGGTTGCGCTGTTCAACGAGCTTTACTATCTCAACGCTGGAGGCACAATTTGGACAG ATGGGCTGCCTCCGAAGAAGACCAGCTTTGCTTCCTCAAATTCAAAGTACGGGTCGACGACGACGGAGTCCTTCTCTCTCGACGGGTTCCATCCAGGCGATCCTGCAGCGGACGGCATCCTGCGCGCAATGGCGACGGCGGAGGAGCGGCTGGAAGCATCGTCGGCGTTCGGCACGGCCCTGCTCGGCGACGGCGAGGAGAGCGTGGGGCGGTTCCTGTACCTGGAGGGGATGGAGTACCACCTGTGGAACACCTACGACGTCCATTTCTACGCCTCCTTCGCGCTGCTCTCCCTCTTCCCGGAGCTCGAGCTGAGCCTCCAGCGCGACTTCGCCAGGGCCGTCCTCCACCACGACCCGCGCCCCATGCGCACCCTCGACGGCGCCACCGTCCCCCGCAAGGTCCTCGGCGCCGTGCCGCACGACGTCGGCCTGCGCGACCCCTGGTTCCAGCTCAACGCCTACATGATCCACGACCCGGCGCGCTGGAAGGACCTCAACCCCAAGTTCGTCCTCCAGGTGTACCGCGACGTCGCCGCCACCGGGGACGCCGCGTTCGCGACGGCCGTGTGGCCCGCGGTGTACCTGGCCATGGCGTACATGCACCAGTTCGACCGTGACGGGGACGGCATGGTGGAGAACGAGGGCCGCCCCGACCAGACGTACGATTTTTGGTCAGTTTCCGGCGTCAGCGCCTACACCGGCGGTCTCTGGGTCGCGGCCCTCCAGGCGGCGGCCGCCATGGCGCGCGTCGTCGGCGACCACGGCTCGGAGGGGTACTTCCTCGAGCGGTACGGAAGGGCGCGGCGCGTGTACGACGGCGAGCTCTGGAACGGCGCCTACTTCGACTACGACAACAGCGGCGGCGCGACCAGCAAGTCCATAATGGCCGACCAGCTCGCCGGGCAGTGGTACGCGCGCGCGTGCGGGCTGGAGCCGATCGTGGAGGAGGATAAAGCACGCAGCGCGCTGGGGACGGTGCTGGACTACAACGTGATGCGGGTGCAGGGCGGCGCGGTGGGGGCCGTGAACGGGATGCGGCCGGACGGCGCCGTGGACACGTCCTCCATACAGTCGAGGGAGGTGTGGCCCGGGGTCACCTACGCCGTGGCCGCCGCCATGGTCCACGAGGGCATGCCGGAGGCGGCGTTCCGGACGGCGAAGGGCGCGCACGACGCTGGGTGGGGCAGGGACGGGTTCGGGTACGCGTTCCAGATGCCGGAGGCGTGGACGGCCGACGGCGGCAGCGGGTACCGGTCGCTACACTACATGCGGCctctctgcatctgggcgatgcagtGGGCGCTGTCGCCGCCGGAGCTCCACAGGGACGTCAGGGTGTTGCCGGGTTCGGTGTCCGCCGTGGCGTCGCCGGCGGAGGTGGTCCTGGCGCGGGAGAAGTTCGAGAAGGTGGCCGGCATGCTGAGGCTGCCGGAGGAAGAGCAGCACAAGGGATATCTCAGAGCTCTGTACCAAATTCTCCGCCAGATGCTGCTCCCGGCATCCTGA